From a region of the Apis mellifera strain DH4 linkage group LG2, Amel_HAv3.1, whole genome shotgun sequence genome:
- the LOC725164 gene encoding uncharacterized protein LOC725164 isoform X8, whose translation MVGRFSWCTTVVALVVLLLFVTTEGLRERTQLDDPKTTNRGTLRYHSKSLEEAATASTSTSRSRTARDRSVQSKRFSNLERSNQVSTQPSVIDFESKFDSTKNSIVRTTRTTERDVSATEIKSNSRRVSSRKETENVKSVDSPINRRNGKRYFSETNEEAKLKGNDETTGTTKGISRRTLNRKSSNSSSTERLDNKGPSVFLATTESSRSRTGRKIQTTYSMKDLKTQIPSSRRYTNKKFEDETTTVSFRRGRSTTERIEKSTRSGRSKVNTKENNSIQRRGPDPLLSESESIRVDIPLMVDTTQNPVPDVTTTFGVVASQRRSDAKESSKSNGRTGSKNRGRINDSEAAGSSRSGSRRGSSKFSDSTTTESNEQIVSSRRNTISSRDRSRDTKRNSTTESRSRSRGRNLENNAKNGGSLERDVKRKVAGERNSERRSRISEAGIRFIENHGQDGQDMRGRSKGRTSRTDVTTPIFTDVTTTVALDTTISNNDVTTTDPEIMATTIRPITSTSSRISARTTSSTSPASIAESSGRGRGRGRNGSQGKKSKEDFFNHGLGFRGRKVLPEGFLNDTTDWKKSSRNESQSHGNPGWTLRRRPAHLNNFENSSGTSLLSAREQTNEVIPPNEQSTTDVVTTESFSTRRGFKKLQTTEESSTIAGTTTKSYRRGNKTFGLGKAVAEDEESDNYPPEFKAKLSQLKNISTKIPAPKTTSRTPLEEQRKNNYGRRSRKNSMAVEPDDLETAASANILTDESLIVNPLTLINGTGLRRVKKSSASLFAERSRKKLELARRLVKPELNIEENDLDATTASSFSKPKPTGVPVVDETSKVARYAKPKATGGQRNRTWTPSLQTSWEEASEKASKLSGTRKGLEDSSKVTGRPLDDLNKGRIIGEQIVTSISVEEAPIEGTTKPYANIPYTNPSIVGFAEEGAATTVDSTRIRPGNARGGKKSREESSVYSSKNSKVSLYSTRRAEDIEPVTTVKPKKSYLSRNGKLQEQSTQVEQNSTTSKKSYAQRKSQAFQEEDLGKRSKFGGGVTKPTFRPRYIKRTKDKFLDERTTIDQPTIISKTPVPTSRYSRKKSAVKSVDEKSKSVINPEGPQSQTKKLEFRPRTATYRRHSEVPTTLVRSTPKSDGVGVAITPRSAKYHATLKTSTVSSRSVGQEPQVNLRIANESAQAETPGITGSSNGDSGNSNIFNPTKSTILAGNNTLLEQLRSTVAPLLNSLGNRTPVFSGSYSNVNNANSSPRITPNGQPPRFSARYKGAELFVRKQNNIYQPTVPSVTSSSTTPVTPIENTGSAPPIDVSNPGQSKFLTLYQALESASIRNEQLLRNMSGQQQDGRQVGMVPQVDSNATAVNATADNANNDTTSPTTVATTGPQTPDTTTLNTIQDSTQSPRLPEDTENSTPAVTTGAPETPSKTEPVFTSTESFSSTEQVSTSTDSPSSTGEQISTVGDSMTTTETISRVTDATTMSVGGAEDTQTSAMVDNGSSSTQELVSSSTDISTSAMTTMNPLSTTLTITSSLPATRLEESSTVGSNDVQSTEQLTSTGDVSSTTIGVSQDTTETSTVTSASSTFKNPETNTIPFSDTIATQTIGTSSTDAPTTEADSSNMIDAAETTTAIPVSTIRNRLIDFAQDILSRLQASLSTTVPSVDSTTEFSPELTEMSSNNRSLESLSQMKEETTTLSPVTMDQSSLRSEEMSTQSADTTSTTAQGTAGSGVGQTTEITTPTIPDSSTVVPSSTLESSSLPTDPTTSSVDTTTTTTTTTMTSTERVPDGATSTPQTTRMDVFTVTPVTETTTTAVDIEENLISTETGSTSTTETTTVTNGQGGANDATSMAPETTQTSAATTTIASSTSPSAAPSSQTATTPYLGRFGGSRLTPAPRFSLSSTTKAPLRDYLVYGIYPNKTIVRKRPEDNLIDARNVDSPYVIFGIFPDGRLVRKFPNGTIIPDPPRSPVEVVFSLSTTTTTNRPPPRPYYNQANQGTYNQYRGPVYYNNGIPVAEPMRNVQSPGTVDLGLTGNAIVGPNGGGPDNTGPLGTPASTNEMSNALLNTQMGTASVTPIVSTGRPPTVLQGGRIVQDRERDEATRTKEAGGQRSSVYIGQDKFVNYWTNGASTTNPRALSVNINSVASAANVGPSPSVPSFDNLLNNQPGNQVTAPPGFPWRDPLDQIFGITTSSPVITASVASNTLDDTMESNNPALPRPINPYVEVFTPFSSVIGVPRGNIGTIPPPPVTTPITSTIPTSTTSRTTTTTLAPTTTTTMAPTTTTSTTTMAPTTTTTTTTMAPTTTTTTTTTMASTTTRAPTTTSTTTTTAASTSEPATTTQTNVQMNLLNRPQQNAFGTSIDDLVFLNSLLQNDSRSGTQRTLTQVEQLLANKILSLALNQAGQGSTRAPKAISIENATPNSIFESASTSRPIVIDLSPSSTTTTTTWKTAQTQKSTGSTPEQLTWRPVVTTAGKKDVETNTVSSSSTAKIGQISTTKAPVTMKVKSVTTPRPRTTTTQAPLGFGSLLWQTLFGGGLFASTTTSKPAKAKSALKTAPKSVDITPKPIQTTQRLETVTVPSTTTLKTVDISKIQVSSPNSIAESMASSIPVSTTKKPLINNPNPRLPNVVTSTYSPEEDAKFLVELLRAVEQDNKAGSSKKTKLTQDDESFLRAILTGRGLTTTMPSSTTEISNAALLAALLKAQGIEPSTPANNIREQLQLAGLGQSVTSAPTESTAAKSATITTRPASSGATRPTDTTKKTVTPRPTSAPRIRTTTWSPSSTYPPSLFSSFSNYGTPAQSPGGGDNSGNSALFGATRAFSQFLGAAISGAAQQLQSLVRNGTRIVSEVMG comes from the exons AACCGAAGGTCTTCGTGAACGTACTCAG CTCGACGATCCTAAAACCACAAATCGTGGAACGTTGAGGTATCATTCCAAATCATTGGAAGAAGCCGCAACCGCATCGACCTCAACATCGAGATCCAGAACAGCTCGAGACAGATCAGTTCAATCGAAGAGATTTTCCAATTTGGAAAGATCGAACCAAGTGTCGACCCAACCGTCCgtgatcgatttcgaatcgaaattcgacTCGACCAAGAATTCGATCGTAAGAACGACCAGAACCACCGAAAGGGACGTCTCTGCCAcggaaattaaaagtaattcgaGAAGAGTCTCCTCCAGGAAGGAAACGGAGAACGTTAAAAGCGTGGATTCACCGATTAACAGAAGGAATGGGAAAAGATATTTCTCCGAAACTAACGAGGAAGCAAAATTGAAGGGCAATGATGAAACAACTGGGACGACAAAAGGGATCTCTCGAAGAACGCTTAATAGAAAATCGAGTAACTCAAGCAGCACTGAAAGATTGGACAACAAAGGGCCGTCTGTGTTTCTGGCTACCACGGAATCCTCGAGATCCAGAACCGGAAGGAAGATTCAAACGACTTATTCCATGAAGGATCTGAAAACTCAGATACCCAGTTCCAGAAGGTATACCAATAAAAAGTTCGAAGATGAAACTACCACAGTTTCGTTCAGAAGGGGTAGATCGACGACGGAAAGGATTGAGAAGAGTACCAGATCTGGTAGATCAAAGGTGAACACCAAAGAGAACAATTCTATTCAACGAAGAGGGCCGGATCCTCTCTTATCGGAATCCGAGAGCATCAGAGTCGATATCCCTCTGATGGTCGATACAACGCAAAATCCAGTTCCTGACGTGACTACCACCTTTGGCGTAGTAGCTTCTCAGAGGAGATCAGACGCTAAAGAGTCGTCGAAATCCAATGGAAGAACAGGATCGAAAAATCGTGGAAGAATCAACGATTCTGAGGCCGCTGGCTCCTCAAGATCCGGTTCTCGAAGAGGATCTTCCAAGTTCAGCGATTCCACAACGACGGAGAGTAACGAGCAGATCGTCAGTTCCAGGAGGAATACGATTTCCTCGAGAGATCGATCGAGGGATACCAAGAGGAATTCGACGACTGAGAGCAGATCGAGATCCAGGGGTAGAAATTTGGAGAATAACGCGAAGAATGGAGGCTCTTTGGAACGAGATGTGAAACGTAAGGTGGCTGGGGAGAGAAATTCGGAGAGAAGATCGAGGATTAGTGAGGCTGGTATAAGATTCATAGAAAATCATGGACAGGATGGCCAGGATATGCGAGGAAGATCGAAAGGAAGAACGTCGAGAACGGATGTTACCACACCCATATTTACAG ATGTTACCACGACCGTTGCATTAGATACAACAATTTCTAACAACGACGTAACGACAACCGATCCTGAAATAATGGCTACCACCATAAGACCAATTACATCAACCAGTTCAAGAATATCCGCAAGAACAACATCTTCCACGTCTCCTGCATCAATCGCGGAATCTTCTGGACGAGGTAGAGGAAGAGGTAGAAACGGTAGCCAAGGAAAAAAGAGCAAAGAAGACTTCTTCAATCACGGATTGGGATTCAGGGGTAGGAAAGTTTTGCCCGAAGGATTCTTGAACGACACGACAGATTGGAAGAAATCCTCGAGAAACGAGTCTCAATCGCATGGAAATCCGGGCTGGACCCTAAGAAGACGTCCAGCTCATCTCAAcaactttgaaaattcttcggGGACGAGCCTACTCTCGGCAAGGGAACAAACGAACGAAGTGATACCGCCGAACGAACAATCGACCACCGACGTTGTAACGACCGAAAGTTTCAGCACTAGAAGAGGCTTCAAGAAGCTGCAAACGACGGAGGAGAGCTCGACGATTGCTGGAACGACGACCAAGAGCTACAGAAGAGGTAACAAAACCTTTGGACTCGGCAAGGCGGTCGCAGAAGACGAGGAAAGTGACAATTATCCGCCTGAGTTTAAGGCGAAATTGTCTCAGTTG AAGAATATCAGCACGAAAATACCAGCACCAAAAACCACTTCTAGAACACCATTGGAG GAACAGCGGAAGAATAACTATGGCAGGCGTTCGAGGAAGAACTCGATGGCGGTCGAGCCTGATGACCTCGAAACCGCAGCTTCAGCAAATATTTTGACGGATGAAAGTTTAATCGTGAATCCCTTAACGTTGATTAATGGCACAGGATTGCGACGC GTGAAAAAATCATCGGCCTCTCTGTTCGCTGAAAGATCGAGGAAGAAGTTGGAGCTGGCTAGGAGGTTAGTGAAGCCAGAGTTGAACATCGAGGAGAATGATCTCGACGCAACCACGGCCTCCTCTTTCAGCAAACCGAAGCCAACCGGCGTGCCGGTGGTCGATGAGACGAGCAAGGTAGCCAGATATGCAAAGCCAAAGGCAACGGGGGGCCAAAGGAACAGGACTTGGACCCCCTCCTTGCAGACCTCTTGGGAAGAGGCGAGCGAGAAAGCCTCGAAACTTTCCGGTACGAGGAAAGGTCTCGAGGATTCGTCCAAGGTCACAGGAAGACCGTTGGACGATTTAAACAAAGGGCGGATCATCGGCGAGCAGATAGTTACCTCGATCTCGGTCGAAGAGGCGCCGATAGAGGGAACGACCAAACCTTACGCGAACATACCTTACACGAATCCGTCGATCGTCGGTTTCGCGGAAGAGGGTGCAGCGACAACCGTCGACTCGACGAGGATTCGTCCGGGCAACGCTCGTGGGGGGAAGAAATCGAGGGAAGAGAGCTCGGTGTATTCGAGCAAGAACTCCAAAGTCTCGCTCTATTCTACCCGACGTGCCGAGGATATCGAGCCTGTAACGACCGTCAAGCCGAAAAAATCGTATCTTTCGCGGAACGGTAAATTGCAGGAACAGTCCACGCAGGTGGAGCAGAATTCCACGACGTCTAAGAAATCGTACGCTCAAAGAAAATCGCAAGCGTTTCAGGAAGAGGATCTTGGCAAGAGGTCCAAGTTTGGTGGCGGCGTGACCAAACCCACGTTCAGACCTCGTTACATTAAGCGAACCAAGGATAAATTTCTAGACGAAAGGACGACGATCGATCAACCTACGATTATCAGTAAAACACCGGTGCCTACTAGCAGgtattcgaggaaaaaatcgGCGGTGAAGTCTGTCGATGAGAAATCGAAATCCGTGATAAATCCGGAGGGACCGCAATCGCAAACGAAGAAACTCGAATTTAGACCTCGAACCGCCACCTATCGAAGACACTCCGAAGTTCCAACGACTTTGGTCAGATCTACTCCCAAGAGCGATGGTGTAGGAGTCGCCATCACTCCTCGATCCGCGAAGTATCATGCCACGTTGAAGACGTCGACGGTGTCTTCTCGATCGGTAGGGCAGGAACCGCAGGTAAACTTGAGGATCGCGAACGAATCGGCACAGGCAGAGACGCCAGGAATTACCGGCAGCAGCAACGGAGACAGTGGTAACTCGAATATCTTCAATCCTACGAAAAGCACGATCCTTGCTGGGAACAACACTCTGTTGGAACAATTGAGAAGCACGGTGGCACCGTTGTTGAACTCCCTTGGTAACAGGACACCTGTGTTCTCCGGATCTTACAGCAACGTTAACAACGCG AATTCCTCTCCAAGAATCACCCCTAATGGACAACCACCCCGCTTTAGCGCGAGATACAAAGGAGCGGAATTGTTTGTCAGGAaacaaaataacatttatcagCCCACTGTGCCATCTGTCACTAGTTCATCAACTACACCAGTTACACCTATAGAG aACACTGGTTCGGCACCGCCCATCGATGTCTCGAATCCCGGCCAGTCGAAATTCTTGACCCTTTATCAGGCGTTGGAGTCGGCCAGCATCAGGAACGAACAGTTACTGAGAAACATGAGCGGTCAACAGCAAGATGGACGACAAGTTGGCATGGTTCCCCAGGTAGACTCTAACGCCACCGCCGTTAACGCCACCGCCGATAATGCTAACAATGACACGACAAGCCCCACCACTGTAGCGACAACCGGCCCACAGACCCCAGACACCACCACCTTGAACACTATTCAGGACAGCACACAGTCCCCGAGATTACCCGAGGATACGGAGAACTCCACCCCCGCGGTAACCACAGGAGCCCCTGAAACCCCTTCGAAGACCGAACCGGTTTTCACGAGCACAGAATCGTTCTCCAGTACCGAGCAAGTTTCCACGAGTACAGATTCTCCGTCCTCAACCGGGGAACAGATTTCCACGGTCGGCGATTCGATGACCACTACAGAGACGATCTCACGGGTTACAGATGCAACGACGATGAGCGTGGGAGGCGCGGAAGACACCCAGACCTCTGCAATGGTAGATAATGGTAGTTCCAGCACTCAGGAACTCGTAAGTTCATCCACGGATATTTCTACGTCTGCCATGACTACTATGAATCCTCTGTCCACGACTCTTACGATTACGAGTTCTCTACCCGCTACTCGCCTCGAAGAGAGTTCTACTGTTGGCAGCAATGATGTTCAAAGTACGGAACAGTTAACGTCAACCGGTGATGTTTCATCGACTACGATAGGAGTTTCGCAGGATACAACGGAGACTAGCACTGTCACCAGTGCGTCGAGCACGTTCAAAAATCCTGAGACTAATACTATACCTTTCTCTGACACGATTGCCACTCAGACAATCGGTACGAGCTCGACCGATGCTCCCACGACGGAAGCAGATTCGAGTAATATGATCGACGCGGCAGAGACGACTACGGCGATACCTGTATCCACGATTCGAAACAGGTTGATAGATTTTGCACAAGATATTCTGTCCCGATTGCAAGCTAGTTTGTCTACCACGGTGCCAAGCGTGGATTCGACCACTGAGTTCTCCCCTGAGTTGACCGAGATGTCGAGTAACAATCGCAGTTTGGAATCTTTGTCGCAGATGAAGGAAGAAACGACTACTTTGTCGCCCGTCACGATGGATCAATCGAGTTTAAGAAGTGAAGAAATGAGCACTCAGAGCGCA GATACGACATCGACAACCGCCCAAGGGACGGCAGGTTCAGGAGTCGGCCAAACGACCGAGATCACCACTCCCACGATCCCAGATTCCTCCACCGTCGTCCCATCATCCACGCTCGAATCCTCGTCACTTCCCACCGACCCGACCACGTCCTCGGTTGACACGACCACGACCACGAccacgacgacgatgacgagTACAGAACGCGTTCCTGACGGTGCAACGTCCACGCCTCAAACCACGAGGATGGACGTGTTCACCGTCACCCCGGTGACGGAGACTACCACCACCGCTGTCGATATAGAAGAGAATCTGATCTCCACCGAAACTGGATCCACCTCGACGACGGAAACCACCACCGTGACCAATGGCCAAGGTGGTGCGAACGACGCCACGAGTATGGCTCCCGAAACGACGCAAACCAGTGCtgcgacgacgacgatcgcATCATCGACGAGTCCTTCGGCCGCTCCATCTTCTCAGACCGCCACGACGCCGTACCTGGGTCGGTTCGGTGGCAGCAGATTGACACCAGCGCCGCGCTTCAGCCTGAGCTCGACCACCAAGGCTCCTCTTCGAGATTACCTGGTGTACGGGATTTATCCGAATAAAACGATCGTGAGGAAACGGCCAGAGGACAACCTGATCGACGCGAGGAACGTGGACAGCCCGTACGTGATATTCGGTATCTTCCCGGACGGGAGGCTGGTCCGGAAATTCCCGAATGGAACTATAATACCGGATCCACCTAGGAGCCCGGTCGAGGTTGTGTTCTCACTTAGCACTACAACTACCACTAACAGGCCACCACCCAGACCGTATTATAATCAGGCTAACCAAGGCACTTACAATCAGTATCGAGGCCCTGTGTACTATAATAACGGTATACCTGTCGCTGAACCGATGAGAAACGTCCAAAGTCCCGGCACCGTTGATCTTGGCCTTACTGGTAACGCGATCGTCGGCCCTAATGGAGGTGGACCCGATAATACGGGGCCACTTGGTACCCCTGCTAGCACCAACGAAATG AGCAATGCCCTGCTGAATACGCAAATGGGGACAGCATCGGTGACGCCGATAGTAAGTACCGGTCGACCGCCGACCGTTTTGCAGGGCGGTCGTATCGTCCAAGATCGAGAGAGGGACGAGGCCACCAGGACGAAAGAGGCCGGAGGTCAACGCAGCTCCGTGTACATCGGACAg GACAAGTTCGTCAATTATTGGACCAATGGGGCTTCCACCACTAACCCACGCGCTCTCAGTGTGAATATAAATTCGGTAGCT agtgccgcaaatgtgGGTCCGTCGCCTTCAGTTCCATCATTCGATAATCTTTTGAATAATCAGCCAGGAAATCAAGTCACAGCACCTCCTGGATTCCCATGGAGAGATCCTTTGGATCAAATCTTTGGTATTACTACCTCCTCGCCGGTTATAACCGCATCAGTAGCATCAAACACGTtg GACGATACAATGGAATCGAATAATCCAGCCTTGCCACGTCCAATCAATCCATACGTCGAGGTTTTCACTCCATTTTCTAGCGTGATTGGTGTTCCAAGAGGCAATATAGGAACTATTCCACCACCGCCAGTAACAACACCTATTACATCAACAATTCCTACCTCTACTACTAGTAGAACTACCACTACTACATTGGCACCAACAACCACAACCACAATGGCACCAACTACTACTACTAGTACAACTACAATGGCACCAACAACTACAACAACTACGACTACGATGGCAcccacaacaacaacaacaacaacaactacAATGGCATCGACAACTACGAGGGCACCAACAACTACATCTACTACTACCACAACAGCTGCATCTACGTCAGAGCCTGCAACAACAACACAAACGAATGtacaaatgaatttattgaatcgGCCACAGCAAAATGCTTTTGGTACCTCGATCGATGATCTAGTTTTCTTGAATTCATTG tTGCAGAATGATTCACGGAGCGGCACTCAGAGAACACTCACCCAAGTCGAACAGCTCTTAGCAAATAAG ATCTTGTCTCTAGCATTGAACCAAGCGGGGCAAGGATCAACTCGAGCGCCGAAAGCTATAAGTATTGAGAATGCTACGCcaaattcgattttcgaatCCGCATCTACTTCGAGGCCGATAGTGATTGATTTGTCTCCATCATCGACCACTACGACGACCACGTGGAAGACTGCACAGACGCAGAAATCAACCGGTTCGACACCCGAACAATTGACTTGGAGACCAGTTGTAACCACGGCCGGCAAAAAAGACGTGGAGACAAATACAGTTTCTTCATCGAGCACAGCCAAAATTGGTCAGATAAGCACCACTAAAGCTCCTGTAACCATGAAGGTTAAATCAGTGACCACTCCTCGACCTAGGACCACCACGACTCAAGCGCCATTAGGCTTTGGCAGTCTTTTATGGCAGACGCTTTTCGGTGGAGGTTTATTCGCATCGACGACCACTTCTAAACCTGCGAAGGCTAAGTCGGCCTTAAAAACGGCGCCGAAATCTGTCGATATCACTCCGAAACCTATTCAAACTACGCAGAGATTAGAAACCGTAACTGTCCCTTCCACCACAACTTTGAAAACTGTGgacatttcgaaaattcaagtGAGCAGCCCGAATTCGATCGCAGAGTCGATGGCCTCGTCGATTCCAGTATCTACAACGAAGAAACCATTGATCAATAATCCAAATCCTCGATTGCCTAACGTGGTGACGTCGACCTATTCTCCCGAAGAAGATGCAAAATTCTTGGTCGAGCTTCTGCGTGCCGTTGAACAAG ATAATAAAGCTGGTTCCTCGAAGAAGACGAAGTTAACTCAAGATGATGAATCCTTCTTAAGAGCGATTCTAACCGGTCGAGGTTTAACAACAACGATGCCATCGTCGACGACAGAAATCAGTAACGCTGCTTTGTTGGCGGCTCTGTTAAAGGCCCAAGGAATAGAACCATCGACTCCCGCCAATAATATCAGAGAACAATTGCAGCTGGCG GGCCTTGGGCAGAGTGTCACCTCTGCTCCGACCGAGTCCACAGCGGCCAAGTCGGCGACAATTACGACAAGGCCGGCATCGAGTGGTGCAACCCGACCTACCGACACCACGAAAAAGACGGTGACACCGAGACCAACCTCGGCACCAAGGATACGCACAACAACCTGGTCGCCGAGCTCCACGTATCCACCATCCCTCTTCAGCTCCTTCTCCAATTACGGTACCCCGGCACAGTCGCCCGGTGGAGGCGATAATTCTGGAAATAGCGCGTTATTCGGCGCTACCAGAGCGTTCAGCCAATTTCTCGGTGCCGCGATAAGC GGAGCTGCTCAACAATTGCAATCGCTTGTCAGAAACGGTACCAGAATTGTATCCGAAGTGATGGgataa